A genome region from Nicotiana tabacum cultivar K326 chromosome 13, ASM71507v2, whole genome shotgun sequence includes the following:
- the LOC142168172 gene encoding uncharacterized protein LOC142168172 encodes MNGAVEAANKNLKRILRKIMENHRQWHKKLSFAILGDCTTVRTSTREMPYMLVYGTKAVIPAEVEIPSLRVIKEAKLYDAEWIHVGQEQLMLIDEKRMDVVFHGKLYQNRMSNTFNRKVKPRQLTPGQLVLNKIFPHQEEAKGKFAPKWQDPYVVQRVLSGGALILAKMDGRVSTKPIKSDAIKGYYI; translated from the coding sequence ATGAATGgagcggttgaagcagccaataaaaacCTAAAGAGGATCTTACGGAAGATAATGGAAAATCACAGGCAGTGGCACAAGAAGCTATCCTTCGCCATACTGGGTGACTGCACCACTGTGAGAACGTCCACTAGGGAAATGccatacatgttggtatatggcacaaaAGCTGTGATACCCGCAGAGGTCGAAATACCATCCTTAAGAGTCATTAAGGAAGCTAAACTAtatgatgcagaatggatacatGTCGGGCAAGAACAACTCATGCTCATCGATGAAAAGAGAATGGACGTAGTATTTCATGGTAAGCTTTATCAAAATAGGATGTCCAACACGTTCAACAGAAAGGTGAAACCTCGGCAATTGACACCAGGGCAACTGGTTTTGAATAAGATATTCCCTCATCAAGAAGAGGCCAAAGGTAAATTCGCACCGAAATGGCAAGATCCTTACGTGGTACAACGAGTATTGTCTGGAGGAGCATTGATCCTAGCAAAAATGGATGGCAGAGTCAGCACGAAGCCCATCAAATCAGACGCAATCAAGGGATACTACATTTGA